In Naumovozyma castellii chromosome 1, complete genome, one DNA window encodes the following:
- the APL3 gene encoding Apl3p (ancestral locus Anc_3.325) — protein MERKKSFITHNNNAASSNSSNIKGLQLFIADLRSTQQSEEQEKRIQAEIVKIKQHFNSKDHHDKLGGYQRKKYIAKLAYVYITSNTTKLNDILFGLDQTVELLKSNVFSEKLMGYMTLELLYEHRNVIEKINDKVEYQLNKDLVGNNDNFTSLALNFIGVVGLLSSQMGFNEELVSNVFQILRSPTSSQNLKKKSALAFLTLLKANPAILTEDSQRKQLWIQRITNLLDDTQNYRLTLTILPLVEFITRNIDPNCCTRLLPQLTQILYDCVVLGTSSSRVNQFPLEYKFANIPNPWLITKIVSLLSLMIMSPNESDTNVQNTAMLHTDNIEPEILNKLRSCVTEAIKLGTKACNDPMERIVQNTVLFSLINFASKLDPSPEAIKNSVVALCSLLSSPEINVRYLTLDSLVKLCSLSGKPAIDAVRYDNLNIILNLLKHERDASIIRKIVDLLYTFTDSDNVKLIVDQLLNFVTNSKHVNDPHIKSDIAVKIAILTEKYATDPNWFVIISLKILSLTTSSASFNDDEIWQRLCQIVVNNPYLQKITCEKLLDYLYENEVSESIIKTSAFLLGEYANQITDSVSIPELFNLFTDKYFIVSNLTKAMILTIMVKLYIFAPEIGSAVIKFLQLELNSLDIELQTRSFEYLKLIQLAKVNGGDINLLRTLFAPIPPFNTKANPLLKRLGSLPSTAGNTLAEATPPSSSSPLPSDTTASTTVLTPSNKMPPIAPVSRMNTQKTQEQYYSEQILSPNWKEGFVRMILHKQGILQSTPLIKIIYRITAPDPTQLSELRISLTFINQTEWDITGLSTEIIPHRIQDNPEYVITKKEIPSNASIQPQKRSEQSFELIVRKPFDVELSPILLVHFKCGGSVNVLKLKAAVGVTSTLGPNPQHVTELPEFIQRWKVLSSALGKDGECVIDGITLKRESSVLEDNVEDAVLLMKQTMKRVGFDIVEQGNVNNTIFASGIIHTKSDGNFGCLVKVKYQDNGKISITCKTTKAGPLATYIAECIRYTLMK, from the coding sequence ATGGAACGTAAAAAATCATTCATAACCCACAATAATAATGCTGCATCAAGTAATTCAAGTAACATCAAGGGGTTGCAACTGTTTATTGCTGACTTGAGATCTACCCAACAATcagaagaacaagaaaagagGATCCAAGCGGAGATAGTTAAGATCAAACAGCACTTTAACTCAAAAGATCATCATGATAAATTGGGTGGctatcaaagaaaaaaatatattgcCAAGTTGGCATATGTGTACATCACTTCAAATACTACCAAACtaaatgatattttatttggGTTGGATCAAACTGTAGAATTGTTAAAGTCCAATGTCTTTTCTGAAAAACTCATGGGATATATGACTTTGGAATTGTTATACGAGCATCGCAATGTCATTGAGAAGATCAATGACAAAGTTGAATATCAATTGAACAAAGATCTGGTCGGTAACAATGATAACTTTACGTCATTGGCCTTGAATTTTATTGGGGTGGTAGGTCTGCTCTCAAGTCAAATGGGAttcaatgaagaattagtGTCTAATgtattccaaatattaAGGTCTCCTACATCTTCTCAaaacttgaagaaaaaatctgCATTAGCATTTTTGACGCTTCTAAAAGCTAATCCAGCCATCCTTACAGAAGATTCTCAAAGGAAGCAATTATGGATTCAGAGGATCACCAATCTCTTGGATGACACCCAGAATTATAGATTGACACTGACCATTTTACCTTTAGTGGAATTTATTACGAGGAATATAGACCCCAACTGTTGTACAAGATTGTTACCCCAACTGACCCAAATTCTTTATGATTGTGTGGTCTTAGGAACGTCATCGTCAAGGGTGAACCAATTCCCTTTGGAGTACAAATTTGCCAATATTCCAAATCCTTGGTTAATCACGAAGATCGTATCTTTATTGAGTTTAATGATTATGTCCCCAAATGAATCTGATACTAATGTACAAAACACAGCTATGTTACATACTGATAATATTGAACcagaaattttaaataaattgagAAGCTGTGTTACAGAAGCTATCAAGTTAGGTACAAAAGCATGTAATGACCCCATGGAAAGAATTGTTCAAAATACtgtattattttctttaattaattttgcATCTAAGCTGGATCCGTCACCTGAAGCCATAAAGAACTCTGTAGTGGCATTATGctcattattatcatctcCTGAAATAAATGTTAGATACTTAACTTTAGATTCATTGGTCAAGTTATGCTCTTTGAGTGGAAAACCTGCTATTGATGCTGTTCGTTATGATAACCTTAATATCATCCTTAACTTATTGAAGCATGAACGAGATGCATCAATCATAAGAAAAATTGTGGATCTTTTGTACACGTTTACTGATTCAGATAATGTTAAATTAATTGTTGatcaattattgaattttgtcACCAATTCGAAGCATGTTAATGATCCTCATATTAAATCGGACATTGCTGTCAAGATTGCCATCCTAACCGAAAAATACGCTACAGACCCGAATTGGTTTGttataatttctttgaaaattctaTCCTTAACAACCTCTAGTGCTTCattcaatgatgatgagatTTGGCAGAGATTATGTCAAATTGTTGTGAATAATCCCTACTTACAAAAAATTACATGTGAAAAACTACTTGATTATCTCtatgaaaatgaagtttccgaatccattattaaaaCTAGTGCATTTTTATTAGGTGAATATGCGAACCAAATCACTGATAGTGTGTCAATACCTGaacttttcaatctttttaCCGATAAATACTTCATCGTCTCCAATTTAACAAAGGCAATGATTTTAACCATTATGGTTAaactatatatatttgcACCTGAGATCGGATCTGCAGTGATTaagtttcttcaattagAGTTGAACTCTCTAGATATTGAACTACAAACAAgatcatttgaatatttgaaactAATCCAGTTGGCAAAGGTGAATGGAGGTGATATCAATCTGTTAAGAACCCTTTTTGCTCCTATTCCTCCTTTTAATACTAAGGCTAACCCATTATTGAAGAGGCTTGGAAGTCTCCCATCTACTGCGGGCAACACATTGGCAGAAGCTACGCCACCTTCATCTTCGAGTCCATTGCCAAGTGATACCACCGCCTCAACAACGGTATTAACACCCTCAAACAAGATGCCACCAATTGCACCTGTTTCTCGAATGAATACTCAAAAAACACAAGAGCAATATTATTCGGAGCAAATATTGTcaccaaattggaaagaaggTTTCGTGAGAATGATCCTACACAAACAAGGTATCCTTCAATCCACAccattaataaaaataatttatagAATTACTGCCCCAGATCCCACTCAACTATCAGAACTAAGAATTTCTTTGACGTTCATAAATCAAACTGAATGGGATATTACAGGTCTTTCCACGGAGATTATTCCTCATCGTATACAGGATAATCCAGAATATGTCATCacaaagaaggaaatacCGTCAAATGCCTCAATTCAGCCACAGAAGAGATCTGAGCAAAGCTTTGAGCTTATTGTAAGGAAACCATTCGATGTGGAACTGAGTCCCATTTTACTAGTCCATTTTAAATGTGGTGGTAGCGTAAATGTCTTAAAGTTGAAGGCCGCAGTCGGTGTAACAAGCACTTTGGGACCAAATCCACAACATGTGACTGAATTACCAGAATTTATTCAACGATGGAAAGTACTAAGTTCTGCTTTGGGTAAAGATGGAGAATGTGTAATTGATGGTATAACATTGAAAAGAGAGTCTAGTGTCCTTGAAGATAACGTGGAGGATGCTGTACTTTTAATGAAACAGACCATGAAACGTGTAGGATTTGATATTGTAGAACAAGGAAATGTTAACAATACAATATTTGCATCAGGAATAATTCATACAAAGAGTGATGGTAACTTTGGATGTCTCGTCAAGGTTAAATATCAAGATAATGGGAAAATTAGTATCACATGTAAAACCACCAAAGCGGGTCCACTAGCAACATATATTGCAGAATGTATTAGGTAcacattaatgaaataa
- the RFC5 gene encoding replication factor C subunit 5 (ancestral locus Anc_3.326), which produces MSLWVDKYRPKTLKTLSHTEPLTALLNSLSQQPKDLPHLLFYGPNGSGKKTRCMTLLESIFGSGVYRLKIDIREFVTPSNRKLELNVVSSPYHLEITPSDMGNNDRIVIQELLKEVAQMEQVDFQESKDGLAHRYKCVVINEANSLTRDAQAALRRTMEKYSRNIRLIMLCDSMSSIISPIRSRCLMVRVPAPVNNEIVSILGNVVEMEKINLENGSILNQIARECNGNLRTALLMLESMSLNNEMQLKVGTPIVRPDWLVVILKLSNKIQREKTVGSLIECRAILYDLLAHCIPAKTILQELTLALLKNSGISKDKMKLGIIECASVFDERLSLGNKAIFHLEGFIAKVMCILDE; this is translated from the coding sequence ATGTCATTGTGGGTTGACAAATATCGTCCAAAGACATTGAAGACATTGTCTCATACGGAACCGCTAACAGCGCTTCTCAACTCATTATCACAACAGCCAAAGGACTTACCTCATCTTTTATTCTATGGACCTAATGGTAGTGGTAAAAAGACTAGATGTATGACTCTCTTGGAGTCCATTTTTGGTTCTGGTGTTTATAGATTAAAGATTGATATAAGAGAATTTGTAACCCCTTCTAATCGTAAGTTGGAATTGAATGTGGTTAGTTCGCCCTACCATTTGGAAATAACGCCCAGTGACATGGGAAATAACGATAGAATTGTTATCCAGGAATTGTTAAAAGAGGTGGCACAAATGGAACAAGTGGATTTTCAAGAATCCAAAGATGGTTTAGCTCATAGATATAAATGTGTCGTTATCAATGAAGCTAATTCTTTGACTAGAGACGCCCAGGCTGCTTTAAGACGTACCATGGAGAAATATTCCAGAAACATCAGATTGATTATGTTGTGTGATTCAATGTCTTCTATAATTTCTCCTATTAGGTCGCGTTGTTTAATGGTTCGTGTACCAGCCCCtgttaataatgaaattgtttCCATATTAGGCAATGTCGTGGAAATGGAGAAGATTAACTTAGAAAATGGCTCAATATTGAACCAAATTGCAAGAGAATGTAATGGTAATTTAAGAACGGCATTGCTGATGCTAGAATCTATGTCActaaataatgaaatgcAATTGAAGGTAGGAACTCCTATAGTGAGACCAGACTGGCTTGTCGttatattaaaattatcaaataaaattcaaAGGGAAAAGACAGTCGGATCCTTAATTGAATGTCGTGCTATACTTTATGATCTATTAGCGCATTGCATTCCAGCAAAAACCATTCTTCAAGAGCTGACACTTGCGTTATTAAAAAACTCTGGTATATCTAAAGATAAGATGAAATTAGGAATAATTGAATGCGCCAGTGtatttgatgaaagatTATCATTAGGTAATAAAGCTATATTCCATTTAGAAGGATTCATTGCCAAAGTAATGTGTATCTTGGACGAATGA
- the MRPL16 gene encoding mitochondrial 54S ribosomal protein uL16m (ancestral locus Anc_3.327) produces the protein MLLKSYTSNIPGPVSLQLIPRFLSFKRFKHEYAPRYKDTEKKKQKGRVPVRTGGSIKGSTLEFGQFGMRLKTEGTRLTAQQLKEADNAIMRYVRPLNNGQLWRRLCTNVAVCVKGNETRMGKGKGDFDHWMVRVPTGKIIFELNGDDLHEKVAREAFRKAGDKLPGVYEFVTKQSLVRVGLNSFKDSKLEQEKKENYFLKLQKKPSKQYLNLLKSKEPEFKLFRGR, from the coding sequence ATGCTATTGAAATCATACACAAGTAATATACCAGGCCCTGTATCATTGCAGCTGATACCCAGATTTCTATCTTTTAAACGTTTTAAGCATGAGTATGCCCCCAGATATAAGGATAcggaaaagaagaaacaaaaaggGCGTGTCCCTGTGAGAACAGGTGGATCAATCAAGGGTTCAACTCTAGAATTTGGTCAATTTGGAATGAGATTGAAGACAGAGGGGACAAGGCTCACGGCCCAACAATTAAAGGAGGCTGACAATGCCATTATGAGATATGTAAGACCTTTAAATAATGGTCAACTATGGAGAAGACTTTGCACTAATGTTGCAGTTTGTGTGAAAGGTAACGAAACAAGAATGGGGAAAGGTAAAGGTGATTTTGATCACTGGATGGTTAGAGTGCCAACAGGAAAgattatttttgaattgaatgggGATGACTTACATGAAAAGGTCGCTAGAGAAGCTTTTAGAAAGGCAGGTGATAAATTACCAGGTGTTTATGAATTTGTCACCAAACAGTCGTTGGTTAGAGTTGGATTGAATAGTTTCAAAGATTCTAAGTTGGagcaagagaagaaagaaaattatttcttaaaattacaaaagaaGCCTTCCAAACAGTATTTAAATCTTTTAAAATCCAAGGAACCAGAGTTTAAATTGTTCAGGGGACGTTAG
- the MSF1 gene encoding phenylalanine--tRNA ligase (ancestral locus Anc_3.328) → MYKLVLYPLRRTFSTSISKLSHSVPKSLEINGVSYQSDPNFTNVTESILNLTDRSLHLNESHPIGILRNIIEHRFNSLPGSHFATFNHFKPIVTKWQNFDSLGFPKDHPGRSVSDTYYINGETLLRTHTSAHEQECFHSIKENNEEAFLISADVYRRDEIDRTHYPVFHQMEGAHLWGRSSEELHHLEKSIKELEQLLKNYTTKIVVKEADPFDDSTRQPYMTNKEALLCEAHLKRSLELIVAEVFSKKIESMKLKKSTEIPDSLQVRWVTTTFPWTTPSWEIEVWWNNDWLEICGCGVVKEQVLRNAGYKADSKIGWAFGLGLDRIAMLLFEIPDIRLLWTKDERFHKQFKKGEITTFKPYSKYPGTLRDVAFWLPDTSEKFKEIHENDIMEIVRNIAGDLVESVKLTDEFLHPKTHRKSLCYRINYQSMDRNITNAEINDLQNKVNHELVSKYGVELR, encoded by the coding sequence ATGTATAAGCTGGTCCTTTACCCGCTAAGGAGAACCTTCTCCACTAGCATATCCAAATTATCACATTCGGTACCGAAAAGCTTGGAGATTAATGGAGTCTCCTACCAATCAGATCCAAATTTCACTAACGTGACAGAATCTATCCTAAATTTAACAGATAGATCACTCCATTTAAACGAATCACACCCGATTGGTATACTTCGTAATATTATAGAGCACAGATTTAACTCATTACCAGGCTCTCATTTTGCAACCTTCAATCATTTCAAGCCAATAGTGACCAAATGGCAAAACTTCGATTCATTGGGGTTCCCGAAAGATCACCCAGGTAGATCCGTATCAGACACATATTATATCAATGGAGAGACTCTATTGAGGACTCATACATCAGCCCATGAGCAAGAATGTTTCCATTCTATTAAAGAGAATAATGAGGAAgcatttttaatatctgCAGATGTGTACAGAAGGGATGAGATTGATAGGACCCATTATCCAGTTTTCCATCAAATGGAAGGTGCACATCTTTGGGGTAGATCTTCGGAAGAATTACACCATTTGGAGAAGAGTATTAAGGAGCTCgaacaattattgaaaaattatacTACAAAGATTGTTGTGAAGGAGGCCGACCCCTTTGATGATTCTACAAGACAACCATATATGACTAACAAGGAAGCCTTGTTATGTGAGGcacatttgaaaagatcTTTGGAATTAATTGTTGCAGAGGTTTTCAGCAAGAAGATCGAATCAATGAAACTAAAGAAATCTACTGAAATTCCTGATTCATTACAAGTTAGGTGGGTCACGACGACCTTCCCTTGGACAACTCCTTCTTGGGAAATTGAAGTATGGTGGAATAATGATTGGTTAGAAATTTGTGGTTGTGGAGTAGTAAAGGAACAGGTATTGAGAAATGCAGGATATAAAGCTGACTCAAAGATAGGCTGGGCTTTTGGTCTTGGTTTAGACAGAATTGCTATGCTATTGTTTGAAATACCTGATATTAGATTGCTGTGGACTAAAGATGAAAGATTTCATAAGCAATTTAAGAAGGGCGAAATAACAACATTCAAACCATACTCTAAGTACCCTGGTACCTTACGAGATGTAGCATTTTGGTTACCTGATACTTCTgagaaattcaaagaaattcatGAAAACGATATAATGGAAATTGTAAGAAATATTGCGGGTGATCTAGTGGAAAGTGTCAAGTTAACTGACGAGTTTTTACATCCTAAAACACACAGAAAATCTCTGTGTTATCGAATAAATTATCAGTCAATGGATAGAAATATTACCAACGCTGAGATAAATGATCTACAAAATAAAGTTAATCATGAATTAGTCAGCAAATATGGTGTAGAATTACGCTAA
- the ATG11 gene encoding autophagy protein ATG11 (ancestral locus Anc_3.330), translated as MSLSNKTTIINVTTGDPQLTSLKYFIKFQHLLTFIANKWQIPTNQILIILPYGSKLTSKNFSSYHVDQGPLYVFDRRLFQLNNKPSATSTTTDHLHDEAETLLDTLLSHHRKRKDTELIMLVKPIHSPLEEWQTSTRDETETELTYNKVTSLITTNLGWLSALEIDVHYFANIIKDTMNEVVHLLDSLCVCEQYLKLYFFDVMKLYDSNVQFLQQLQGKGLDVVSHWQQCYESILSKLNCEETSLQAFVDEESLREKQNAITDLDKKVNDKLNNVKINMDNNSKCKDDVGVHIQSIRREFTLDESKYVLEDTMLSKFNGLVETMKSRSREVLNKETDEFNVEYLKSVKDMLIDDKLNATKILLTIAQALYSQAEQLFQLKRSLQVKSIIIFGQIAFIQLETLKLKKILLSDCNKDLEKYQKYEIEFAQVEDLPLVYGLFLIESYRIQSWYYQMLLDLMDFAKSLETNLNSETYKRERWKQKFRSLTNLFKDTSDNGMTSLLASNLSEFFKDGISNVTTILREQYLPNYKQKCLKFYHNVEVYLTQLQTVDVPEKFFMILSQNFNTIKHLPTLTTLSSSPSSSLSSPDMTNQQISELDGYKVRIKKLESLLHESKYLRYEDWPSGILLNKSPSMSSKNNIFRNNLSSINTKLAMSTNNSMNLTLQPDNEQQEEIEQYVSYQPIDNNMQIQINELQDIITDLKMNLESTTKELTMRTNEVVDLKIECKAYRETLTNLNSELSRLTETDEKEKINRVDRDAIFKKQMIQMIEKNKTLMSEVETWKGKCTELQETNDKSVEIEELKKMHSLELGSIRETHDQQIKKLQDKISSLETQKVSTVQLSEDVKETMDVAVSTEEDMGSKEESVIDVATVTECDKEREEKREGVKAKELTPDIIERNLQNAESELFEIFSSNITILENIGLLLTYADDRSVQIKRVKGLRKGAMQSMLDETTQFTEADRFIKSSVFHEIQSSFTRIQEGNDKMENRVFFLNNIETIYSEKLYETAVIRRFKDIEFLAKKLTKENKLKRSLLEQYQREKLTLKNFEIGDTVLFLPTREDFPADGSYSGSMNSSFSSVDLSTPPPFETTKTQPSLIGSNSNIDNDVTEKPTIKRPWAAFTAFDENTRYLLRDVQEQTKGRDWAIGQIKTMQKFAVDGTNFNPFKLQKGTIWYQVTADIITSRPPAK; from the coding sequence ATGTCCCTCTCCAACAAGACAACGATAATAAACGTCACAACGGGGGATCCACAACTCACATCcctcaaatatttcatcaaatttcaacatcTACTAACATTCATCGCTAATAAATGGCAAATTCCAACAAATCAAATACTTATAATATTACCATATGGTTCCAAGTTAACTTCGAAAAACTTCTCCTCATACCATGTGGATCAAGGACCCCTCTACGTCTTCGATAGAAGACTatttcaattaaataaCAAGCCATCCGCAACATCAACGACGACGGATCATCTCCACGATGAGGCGGAAACACTACTGGATACCCTCCTATCGCATCATCGAAAGAGGAAGGACACAGAACTGATAATGTTAGTGAAACCGATACATTCCCCACTGGAGGAATGGCAGACCTCCACCAGGGACGAGACAGAGACAGAGCTGACGTATAACAAAGTGACGAGCTTAATAACGACTAATCTGGGATGGTTAAGTGCCCTAGAGATTGATGTGCATTATTTCGCTAATATTATTAAGGATACCATGAATGAGGTGGTTCATTTGTTAGATTCACTTTGCGTGTGTGAACagtatttgaaattgtatTTCTTTGACGTAATGAAACTGTATGATTCCAACGTGCAATTCCTGCAACAGTTACAGGGGAAAGGGTTGGATGTGGTGAGCCACTGGCAACAATGTTATGAATCTATCTTGAGTAAATTGAATTGCGAAGAAACATCTTTACAAGCGTTTGTGGATGAAGAATCATTAAGGGAGAAGCAAAATGCTATTACAGATTTGGATAAGAAGGTTAATgacaaattgaataatgttAAAATTAATATGGACAATAATTCTAAATGTAAAGATGATGTTGGAGTGCATATTCAATCCATACGACGGGAATTCACTTTGGATGAATCTAAATATGTCCTGGAGGATACAATGTTAAGtaaatttaatggattGGTAGAAACAATGAAATCTCGCAGTAGGGAAGTCCTTAATAAGGAAACTGACGAATTCAACGTGGAATATTTAAAGTCAGTGAAAGATATGCTCATTGATGATAAACTTAACGCAACAAAGATTCTCTTAACCATTGCACAAGCATTGTATTCTCAAGCTGAAcaattattccaattaaaGAGAAGTTTGCAAGTTAAATCAATTATCATTTTTGGCCAAATTGCATTCATACAATTggaaactttgaaattaaagaaaattcttttaaGTGATTGTAAtaaagatttggaaaagtatcaaaaatatgaaattgaattcGCTCAGGTGGAAGATTTACCTCTCGTGTATGGTCTTTTTCTCATTGAAAGTTATAGAATTCAATCTTGGTATTACCAAATGTTATTAGATTTAATGGATTTTGCCAAATCGCTGgaaacaaatttaaattccGAAACTTACAAAAGAGAAAGATGGAAACAAAAATTCAGATCATTAactaatttattcaaagataCGAGTGATAACGGTATGACTTCTCTATTGGCATCCAATCTTAGtgaattctttaaagatgGGATTTCAAATGTGACTACGATCTTAAGAGAACAATATTTACCTAATTACAAACAAAAATGCCTCAAATTCTATCATAATGTGGAAGTATACCTCACTCAATTGCAAACAGTGGATGTGCCAGAAAAATTTTTTATGATCTTATCTCAAAATTTTAATACTATTAAACATCTTCCAACACTAACGACATTATCGTCCTCGCCATCATCATCCCTCTCATCCCCAGATATGACTAACCAACAAATTTCAGAACTAGATGGGTATAAAGtaagaattaaaaaattagaaTCCTTATTACATGAATCTAAATATTTACGTTATGAAGATTGGCCCTCAGggatattattaaataaatctCCTTCAATGTCATCAAAAAATAACATTTTTCGTAATAACTTGTCAAGCATTAACACCAAATTGGCAATGTCAACTaacaattcaatgaatttgacACTTCAACCTGATAATGAACAACAGGAAGAAATAGAACAATACGTGAGTTATCAACCaatagataataatatgcAGATCCAAATCAATGAACTTCAAGATATCATAACAGACTTAAAAATGAACTTGGAGTCGACTACAAAAGAACTAACTATGCGTACTAATGAGGTTGtggatttgaaaattgaaTGCAAGGCGTACAGAGAAACTTTGACAAATTTAAATAGCGAATTGTCCAGACTAACTGAAACagatgaaaaggaaaaaattaatcGAGTCGATAGAGACGCaatattcaagaaacaaatgatacaaatgattgaaaaaaacaaaactttAATGTCTGAAGTAGAAACATGGAAAGGTAAATGCACTGAATTGCAAGAAACTAATGATAAATCcgttgaaattgaagaattgaagaaaatgcaTAGTCTTGAACTTGGTTCAATACGTGAAACACATGATCaacaaataaagaaattacagGATAAAATAAGTTCTTTGGAAACTCAAAAGGTTTCAACAGTTCAATTGTCAGAAGATGTCAAAGAAACCATGGATGTGGCAGTCTCtacagaagaagatatggGATCAAAGGAGGAAAGTGTCATTGACGTTGCAACCGTCACAGAATGCGATAAAGAAAGGGAAGAAAAGAGAGAAGGTGTCAAAGCAAAGGAGTTGACACCTGATATCATTGAACGCAACTTACAGAACGCAGAGAGTGAactatttgaaatattttcttcaaatattacaattcttgaaaacattggtttattattaaCATATGCTGATGATCGTTCCGTACAAATAAAAAGAGTAAAAGGTTTGAGGAAAGGTGCTATGCAGAGCATGTTGGATGAAACCACTCAATTCACGGAAGCAGATAGATTTATTAAAAGTTCTGTGTTTCACGAAATTCAATCATCTTTCACTAGAATTCAAGAAGGTAACGATAAAATGGAAAATCGTGTTTTTTTCCTCAATAACATTGAAACGATATACTCGGAAAAGCTCTATGAAACTGCTGTGATAAGGAGGttcaaagatattgaatttttagCCAAGAAACTgacaaaagaaaacaagCTCAAGAGAAGCCTGTTAGAACAATACCAAAGAGAAAAGTTAacattaaagaattttgaGATTGGTGATACAGTATTATTTTTACCAACTAGAGAAGATTTCCCTGCAGATGGCTCTTACTCAGGCTCTATGAActcttccttttcctcTGTGGATCTTTCAACTCCACCACCATTTGAAACCACCAAAACACAGCCCTCGCTTATCGGTAGCAATTCGAACATTGATAATGACGTGACGGAAAAACCCACCATAAAACGACCATGGGCAGCATTTACTGCATTCGATGAAAATACTAGATATCTTTTGAGAGACGTACAAGAACAAACAAAGGGTAGGGATTGGGCGATTGGCCAGATCAAAACGATGCAAAAATTTGCTGTTGATGGAACTAACTTTAATCCTTTCAAGCTCCAGAAAGGTACCATCTGGTACCAAGTAACCGCAGATATCATAACCAGCCGACCACCTGCTAAATAA
- the MAK3 gene encoding peptide alpha-N-acetyltransferase MAK3 (ancestral locus Anc_3.331) — protein MGGIEYKSLDINSIRHFNELKKLIDIDLSEPYSIYVYRYFLNQWPELCFLAFDSGSSDDDVPIGCIICKSEMHRNSRMRGYIGMLAVEKSYRGRGIAKKLVEIAINKMIDDGCDEIMLEAEVENKVALQLYEGMGFIRMKRMFRYYLNEGDAFKLILPLKDKSCIRSTFLMNG, from the coding sequence ATGGGTGGTATAGAGTACAAGAGTTTAGACATCAATTCGATCAGGcattttaatgaattgaagaagttgattgatattgatttatcAGAACCATATTCGATCTATGTTTATCGATATTTTCTGAATCAATGGCCTGAATTATGTTTTCTTGCGTTTGATAGTGGGAGtagtgatgatgatgtaCCTATTGGTTGTATTATTTGTAAGAGTGAAATGCATCGTAATAGTCGAATGCGAGGATATATTGGTATGCTTGCCGTGGAAAAAAGTTATCGTGGACGAGGTATTGCTAAGAAATTAGTGGAGATTGCGATCAATAAGATGATTGATGATGGCTGTGATGAGATTATGTTAGAAGCGGAGGTGGAGAACAAAGTTGCGTTACAATTATATGAAGGTATGGGATTTATTCGAATGAAACGTATGTTTAGATATTATTTAAACGAGGGTGATGCATTCAAGTTAATATTACCCCTAAAGGATAAAAGCTGTATAAGATCTACATTCTTAATGAACGgttga
- the NHP6A gene encoding high-mobility group nucleosome-binding protein (ancestral locus Anc_3.333) yields the protein MPPKEAKRRTQRRKKDPNAPKRGLSAYMFFANENRDIVKAENPNITFGQVGKVLGEKWKALTAEEKEPYEAKAKADKKRYESEKELYMATQVHADDEEEEK from the coding sequence ATGCCACCAAAGGAAGCCAAGAGAAGAACCcagagaagaaagaaggaCCCTAACGCCCCAAAGAGAGGACTCTCTGCATACATGTTCTTCGCCAACGAAAACAGAGACATAGTGAAAGCTGAAAATCCAAACATTACCTTCGGTCAAGTCGGTAAAGTGCTAGGTGAAAAATGGAAGGCATTGACCGCTGAGGAAAAGGAACCTTACGAAGCTAAGGCTAAGGCTGATAAGAAAAGATACGAATCTGAAAAGGAATTGTATATGGCTACTCAAGTCCATGccgatgatgaagaagaggaaaaataA